The segment ATCCTAGAACCGAGTTTCTGATACTCAGCATAATTGGAGTAAATAATGTCCACCCTTTCGCCTGAGTAGTCAGACGCGTAAGGGCCCGGATCGTAGCTGACCAGCCTAGCGCTCTCGTCATAAATCACTGAAGTCGGTGGAATCGAAGCGAAATGAATCACGTCAAACATACCCCTCATTTTGATGACGTCTTCTGCAGTTGGTAGTAGGGTTCGAATAGTTTTCCTTATCATTGAAATCTTACCTTCTTCCCTCAAGAAAATTAATGTCATGTTAGGCTCACTTTCAACTTCCTCCACGTAATCTAATCCAACCCCTTCCTCTGCCAACTGAGACATGAGACTCTTTACTACTGAGGATCTCCCTATCTTTGAAAGTATCTTGGAACCATGTCCTAGTCTGCGTACGCTAAGTGCATAATTTGTGGCCGCTCCTCCAGGGAATATTCCCATAACGTCTGTGTAAACAGGGCTATCTGGTTCAGGTATTTTATCAGCCTTAACTATCACGTCTATGTTCAACTTACCTACTGATAAATGAACCGGTACGTTCAGTTAGCCGCCACCTCTTCACATTTCTGACTTAATTGGTGTCATCATGTATTAAGACTGTTCCTCCTCTCCTCTAGTTAATTAATGTTTAGCTGACTGGCGTATCAACCTTAATAACATAGGGCCGTCTCTAAACACTTTGAATATCCTTCTCGTCTAGTTAAGAGATAAAAACCATAAATTGTAAAGTTAAATTCAAAAATACCTCTTCCCTCAAATTTATGGGGTGTCCAATGGCTGAGATCAAAGAGATTAAGAAGATTGGAAGTGAGAGGTCTAGTATTCACAGCCATATTACAGGCTTAGGGATAGATGAGAACGGAAAGGCTAAATATAAGGCAGACGGACTCGTTGGACAAGTAGAGGCCAGAGAGGCAGCTTGGGTAGTAGTCCAGCTTATAAGGCAAGGCAAGATGGCAGGGAAGGGGATACTACTAGTAGGCCCATCAGGCACTGGAAAGACCGCCTTAGCAGTAGGTATAGCTAAGGAATTAGGAGAGGACACTCCTTTCAACACCCTAAACGCATCTGAAATTTACTCTGTAGACTTAAAGAAAACAGAGGTACTAACTCAGGCTCTGAGGAAATCTATTGGCGTAAGAGTGAGACAAAAGAGGATGGTATATGAGGGAGTGGTGAAAGAGATTAAAATGAAAATAGCTAGGAGTAAGATGAACCCTTACGTACAGATACCTAGGGAAGTTGAGATCAAACTAGGAACCAAGGATGAGGAAAGGAGTTT is part of the Metallosphaera cuprina Ar-4 genome and harbors:
- a CDS encoding PfkB family carbohydrate kinase translates to MNIDVIVKADKIPEPDSPVYTDVMGIFPGGAATNYALSVRRLGHGSKILSKIGRSSVVKSLMSQLAEEGVGLDYVEEVESEPNMTLIFLREEGKISMIRKTIRTLLPTAEDVIKMRGMFDVIHFASIPPTSVIYDESARLVSYDPGPYASDYSGERVDIIYSNYAEYQKLGSRINAKLVVIKRGSKGALVYGDGVECQAEGLKVNVLDTTGAGDVFDAAFNVKYSTDESVEEALKFAITASALKVERLGGVSSPTLHEIMEKLKSIDLKITCR